The Corallococcus silvisoli genome contains the following window.
GCGGGCGGAGGCGCGGGCGCGGTCGCACCTCCAGGCGTGAGGCCCATGTGGGACCCTGTGTGGATATGCCTGGAGGGGAAACGCGAGGAGGGTGTCGATTGGGGTGCTTCTCATTCGACGTGGGGATAGAAGCCCGCGCACTTCCTCCGAACGCAGCACGCCCCCTTCCTGGAGCACCCCATGGACACCCCCCTTCCTGCCTCCTCCTCCGCGACGGAGGCTTCCCCGAAGAAGAAGTCGCTGACCCGCCACCTGCCGACGGTGGCCCGCGTCTTCATGGGGCTCATCTTCTTCGTCTTCGGCCTGAACGGCTTCCTGGAGTTCATCCCGCAGCCGCCCATGGATCCGGCGGATCCGGCGGTGGCCTTCGGCATCGCGATGAAGGCGACGGGCTTCCTGTTCTGGCTGGTGAAGGGCACGGAGACGGTGGTGGGCGCGCTGCTCCTGACCAACCGCTTCGTCCCGCTGGCGCTGGCGCTCATCGCGCCCGTCATCGTGAACATCTTCCTGACCCACGCGTTCCTGGCGCCGGCGGGCCTGGGCCTGGCGGTGGTCCTCCTGGTGAGCGAGCTCTTCCTGGCCTGGTCCTACCGGGCGGTGTACCGCCCGATGCTCGCCCTGCGGGTCAGCCCCGGCGCGTGAGGCCGATGGCGAAGGGCGACCTGTCGCCGCCCCTCGCCGCCGGCTTCATGGACGACCGAACGCGCCTGATACGTCAGTCGCGGGCGGGCCGCGGCGGCGATCCACCGCGCCCGTGGTGACGAGCTCCTCGCCGGAGCTCACCGCCAGCGACCGCTGCTCCATCGCGGCGGCGCTCGCGGGGGGCAGGCCCGCCCAGTCGCGCAGCCGCGCCAACGCCACGGCGCGCTCCGCGCTGGGAAGCTGGCTGATGCCCGAGCCGTGATTTCCGCCCGGCACGTAGAACCGGTACGAGTCATTGCTGGCGCGCACGGAGAAGGCGCCCGTGGACCAGGGGTCGTTCTCCCCGTAGATGAACAGCATGCGCTGTCCGAACGCCTTCACCCAGCCTTCGATGAGGGGCATGGCGAAGGGGTTGAACCGGTACGGCGTCATGTCGAACGGCACGAGCGCGGACGGGACGTACTGGCCCGGGTAGCGCTGCACGCCGCGCAGGTGGCGCTCCTCGGAGTCATAGCTGCCCAACTGCGTGGCCGCCTGGAAGGCATAGGGCGCGTAGTACTCCGAGTCGGAGTCGCTCATGTACGAGAGGCCCACCACCCAGTCCAGGAAGTCCACGATGTCCTGGGCGGGGCCGCCCCGCGCGGGGATGGCATCGCACAGCGAGGCGTCGCCGTACTGCCAGAACGCGAAGGCGAACTCGAGGACGGTGAACTCCAGCGCCTTGTCCACGCCGAGCATGTTGTACGTCAGCCCCTGCGCCTGGGTGGTCTCCACGAAGCGGGGCTCCACCTCCGCGCGCCGCTCCAGCGTCTCGCGCTGGAAGACGCGAATCTTCTCCCGGCACTCCGGGGTGCCCAGCTTCGCGAGGAACCGCACGTAGCGCGGGTCCTTCGTGCCGTAGCTGTTCGGCGCCACGTAGGCCACCGTGGCGTCCACGTCGTTCGGGTAGAACGCCCGGTGATACACGGACGCCATGCCACCCTTGCTGCCGCCGGTGCTGATCCACTTGCCGGGAAAGAGGGGCTTGAACGCCTGGACGACGCGGTGATGGTCCGCCGCGGCCTGCTCGATGGAGAGCAGCTTCCAGTCCGCGGGGGTCGGACCCGAGGGCTCGAAGAAGCGGTGCCCCATCAGCAGCTGGTTGCCCCCGAGCAGCCGGGTGGGCTCGTACTGGGAGAAGAACGGGCTGATGCCGTAGCCCGTGCTGGCCAGGACCATGGGCGCTTCCGCGCTCCGGTAGAGGAGCGTCATCCGCTGCAGGAAGCGCGCGCCGTTGGGATGCCAGTGGTCCGCTGGCTGATCATAGCTCATCAGGAAGAAGCGAACGCCCGGCGCCGGAGACGCGGCCTCCAGCACCGCGAGGCCCGGGATGGCTTGCAATTGCGTCAGGATGTCCGGCGCCGCGTCCTGCGCGCGCACCCGTGTCTGGGATTCTTCCACGGCGTTCGGGACGGCGGCTTCGGGGGCGGCCTCGGGGCCGCCGCAGGCCTGGAGTCCCAGGGCGAGCGCGAGGGCGAGCAGCGAGGGACGTCGCGGGAATCGTTTCATCTGTGTGGGTCCTCCCGGGTGGAGTGGCCAGGCGAAGATGCCGGGTCCGCGTTTCCCATGAAAGGACTTGGCAGGTGATCGCAGACACTCCTTGCGCCGTGGCGTGTATTGTTGGGGGGCGCCACGCGGAGCCTCTGTTCCGGGCACCGGCGCGGCCTTAAGGTCGCGGGCCATGAACGTCTATGAGATTCGCGGTGCCTTCGGCCTGGAGAACCTCACGCGCGCGGGGCGGCCGGACCCCACGCCTGGCCCCTTCCAGGTGCGCGTGCGGGTGAAGGCCACGAGCCTCAACTCGCGCGACCTGATGATGGTGGAGGGCCGCTACAACCCGCGCCAGAAGCTGCCGCTCGTGCCCAACTCGGACGGGGCGGGCGTGGTGGACGCGGTGGGCCCGGGCGTCACCCGGGTGAAGCCCGGCGACCGGGTGATGACGCTGTTCGCGCAGGCGTGGCAGGCCGGTGAGCCGACGAAGGCCATCGTGGGGACGACGCTGGGCGGCCCGCTGGATGGCGCGCTCGCGGACACGGTGCTGCTGCACGAGGACGGCGTGGTGCCCACGCCCGCGTACCTGTCCGACGAAGAGGCCGCCACGCTGCCCTGCGCGGCGGTGACGGCGTGGAGCGCGCTCGTCACGCAGGGCGGGCTCAAGGCGGGCGACACGGTGCTGGTCCAGGGCACGGGCGGCGTGTCCATCTTCGCGCTGCAGATCGCCCGGCTGTTCGGCGCGCGCGTCATCGTCACCTCCAGCCGCGATGACAAGCTGGAGCGCGCCTTGAAGCTGGGCGCGCAGGAGGGCATCAACTACCGCACCACGCCGGACTGGGAGAAGGCGGTGCGCACGCTGACCGGGGGCGTGGGCGTGGACCACGTGGTGGAGGTGGGCGGCGCGGGCACCTTCGAGCGCTCGCTCAAGGCGGTGCGCGTGGGCGGCACCGTGTCCGTCATCGGCGTGCTCTCCGGCGGCGCCGGCACGGTGTCACTCATCCCCATCCTGATGCAGAACCTGCGCGTGCAGGGCGTCCTCGTGGGCCACCGCGAGTCCTTCGAGGCCCTGACCCGCGCGTTCGCGCTCAATGACATCCACCCGGTCGTGGACCGCGTGTTTCCCTTCGCGGAGGCGCGCGCCGCCTTTGAACACATGAAGCAGGGCGCGCACTTCGGAAAGATTGTCATCCGGGTGGGCTGACCCACGCGAAGTGGAAGTGCGCCTCCAGCGTGGGCGCCGTGGCGCTCTTCGGCAGCGGAGGGAACGGCGCCGCCTTCTTCACCGCCGCGAGCGCGGCGGCGTCCCACGCCTTGGAGCCGGACTCCGTGAGGATGGCGGTGGAGAGCAGCTTGCCGTCCTTGTCGAGGATGGCCTGGACGATGGTCTTCTTCCCCAGCGCCGGGGTTCCCTTGGGGCCCGGCTGCTTCCAGGCCTTCGCGACGCGCTGGAAGGTCTGCTGCTGGTAGGTGGGGCTGTCCAGCGAGCCCTGGAAGTAGGTCTGGAGCTGGGGGCTGCCGTTCGCGGCGGCCAGCGCCCCGGAGGCCAGGGCCAGCGTGAGCACCACCGCGGCGGGGGTTGGGATGCGGAGCATGGGCCGAATATAGGGCCCGCTCAGGTCCGCGGCTCGGGGCCCTTGGGCGCGGGCGCCTTCGTCTCCGGGGGCTTTCCGGCGGCGCGCTCCGGGAGCCAGGACAGGTCATACACCGCCGCGTCGCCCGCGCTGCGCATCAGCACGACGGACGCGCCGCGCGCGCCGCTCATCTCCAGGCCCGCGGCGAACAGGCCCCGGTAGAAGCCCGAGATGACCACCGGCCGGCACGTGAGCACGTAGCGCGTGGGCCCCGTCTGCTCCAGCCGCGCCTCCAGGTAGTTGGTGCCCGTGCGCAGGTTGCGCGTCATCCGCTCCAGCATCCGGTGCGGGCCCAACAGCCGCACGCCCGCCAGCAGCGCGCTGCCAATCAGCGTGGCCCCGTAGCCCTCCAGGAAGCGCCGACCCACCACCTCCGCGCCGTCGTCCAGCGAGGCCGTCGGTGCCAGCACCGACGCCGCCAGCTTCAGCGACTCCACCCAGACCTCCAGGGGATAGGCGACCGCTAGCTTCCCGCGCGGGTCGATGCCTGCCTCGCGCAGCTGCCGCGCGCACGGTTCGTCCAGGCGGTCACCCAGGGCCCGAATCAGCCCTTCGAAGCTCTGCTGGAAGACAAGGCGTTCGAGAGTCGGCATGCCTTCCCACGCTACCCGTGTGAGCGGGGCTGTCTCAACCCGGTAGGTTCCCAGAATTCGAGAACTTTACGGGGATTGTTTGAAAACGCGGTGCGGCAGGAGGTTCGACGGGTCGGTCGACGTGTCGAAGGGTGCGGGGATGGGAGCCGCGGGGGCGCGGCGCACCCGTGCGGCGAGGGCTTGGCGGTAGGGTGGCGGTCGCATGCCGCACGACCCTTTCGCCGATGTCTCCACGGCCGCGATGCAGGAGCGCGGAGGTCCCCGGAGCGCTCCCCGTGCCATCCCCGCGCTGACGGTGGTGTCCCATCCGGTGCCCCGGCGCGTGGGAGAGCGGAGCGTGCTCGACGCGGTGGCGGCGGGGCGCACGGTGGCCCTGTCTCGCAACGGACCGGACTTCGCGAAGCCGGGCAGCGCGTTGGGGCTGCCGCTGGCGGACCCCTTCGTGAGCCGCAAGCCGCTGGAGCTCTCCGCCTTGCCTGATGGCGGCGTGCGGCTGCGGGTGCCGGAGGACGGCACGCACGTGGCCGTCGCGGGCGCGCTGCTTCAGGGGACGCGGGACTTCGGGCCCGCTGAGGTGGCGGAAGGCGTGGCGCTGGAGCTGGCGGGCCGCGTGGTGCTGCTGTTGCATCAGGTGGAGCTGGACGGCGAGGGCGTTGGGGACACGCTGGGCATGGTGGGGGAGAGCGCGGGCCTGCGGCGGCTGCGCCGGCACATCGAGCGGGTGGCGGACCTGGACGTGTCCGTGCTCATCCGGGGCGAGACGGGCACGGGCAAGGAGCTGGTCGCGCAGGCCATCCACCGGCTCGGGTCGCGCCGGGCCGGGCGCTTCGTCAGCGTCAACCTGGGGGCCATCCCCAAGGAGCTGGCGGCGGCGGAGCTGTTCGGTTCGCACAAGGGGGCGTACTCGGGGGCGACGCGGGACCGCGAGGGCTTCTTCCGCGCCGCGCACGGCGGCACCTTGTTCCTGGATGAGGTGGGCGAGGCTCCCGCCGAGGTGCAGGTGATGCTCCTGCGCGTGTTGGAGACGGGGGAGCTGTACCCCGTGGGCGCCAGCCAGCCGGTGGCGGTGGATGTGCGGCTCATCGCCGCCACGGACGCGCACCTGGAGGCGCAGATCCGCGATGGGCGCTTCAAGGCGCCGCTGCTCCATCGGCTCGCGGGCTACGAGCTGCGCGTGCCCTCCCTGCGCGAGCGGCGCGAGGACCTGGGCCGGTTGTTCTTCCACTTCGCGCGCGAGGAGCTGGCGGCGCTGGGGGACGTGGGCCGGCTGGACACGGAGGATCCGCACGCGGAGCCCTGGCTGCCCGCGCCGCTGGCGTCGCGGCTGGTGCGGGCGGCGTGGCCGGGCAACATCCGGCAGCTTCGGAACCTGACGCGCCAGCTGGTCATCGGCGGTCGGGGGCAGGCGCTGTTGCAGGCGGACCCGCAGCTGGATGAAGCGCTCGGGGGACCGGACGTGCCCGTGCCGACGACCCCGGGCGCGCGGGGGGAGGCCACCACCGGGCCGGCGCCGGACGCGCGGGGGATGCCCGGCGATGCCGCGAAGGCTCCCGAGGCCCGTGAGCCGGGCGTGCCCCGTCGCAAGCCCTCGCAGGTGACAGAGGCGGAGCTGCTGGCCGCGCTGAGGGCGAGCGCGTGGGACCTGAAGGCGGCGGCGGACGCGCTGGGGATTCCGCGGCCGTCGGTCTACGACCTCATCGACAAGAGCCCGAACCTGCGCACCGCGGGCGACCTGGACGCGGAGGAGATTGCCCGCTGCTTCGAGGCGTGTGGCGGCGACCTGGACGCGATGGTGCGCACGCTGGAGGTGTCGAAGCGCGCGCTGGGGCGGAGGCTGAAGGAGCTGGGGCTGAGCGCGAAGGGACCTTGAGCGGACGCGCGTGACGCGTGGCACGCTGCCTGCTTAGGCGGTGGTTCAACTCTTCCTGGAGACGTCTCATGTCGCGTAACCGCGTCCTCTTCTCGCTGTGCCTGGCTGGAGCCCTGCTCGGGGCCTGTGCGTCCGTGTCCCGTTCCTCGTCCGACACCGCGCGGAGCGAGGCCGAGCCGGTGCAGCCCTGCGCGTCGAGCCCGGACGCGGGCACGGCCGATGTGGTGGTGGACATCACCGCGGACTCCGACGGCAAGGTGCACTTCAGCTCCAAGACGGTGAAGGTGGAGCCCGGCCAGACGGTGGTGTTCGTGTCCCAGGTGCAGCAGGACCGCTGCATCGGTGTGTCGGACGCGTCGCTCTTCAAGGAAGGCGCGGTGAATCCGTTGCCGGTGCCCGCCTGCCAGAGCGCCTCGTGGACGCTGCGCAACAAGGACGCGCAAGGGCAGCACTCGCTGTGGTCGTGCGCGACGAGCGACTGCTCGAAGTGCACCCAGCCCCAGGGCATCACCGAGACCATCAACGGCACGCTCGAGGTCACGGGCCGCGGCGAGGACTAGTCCGACGGCATCCGGGCGAGGGCCTGGCGCAGGTCGTCTCGCAGGCGGTTCGCGTCCTTCCATCCCGGCCGCGCGGTGAGCACGGCCTCGGTCAGCGTCAGGCCCCGCTGGAGGTGGGCGCGCGACGCCTTCCTCGCGCCCCACTCGCGCAGGAAGGCGCCGTAGGCCAGCCGCGAGTCCAGGTTCGCGGGCTCCAGGTCCACGGCCTGCTGGAAGCTCCGGGCGGCGGCCTCGAAGGAGGCGTCGTCGGGCGCCTCGCCATGCAGGGCCCTCCCGCGTGCCTCCAGCGCCTGGGTCTCCGCCTTCCATCGCCACGCCTGCGCGAGCGACGGGTTGAGCTTCAGCGCGCGCTCCAGCGCCTGCGTGGCCTGGGCGAGCGCGGCCCGCGGATCTCTCCCCTGCTTCAGCGCGAAGGCGGCCACCGTCTGGTGCACCTGTCCCAGGTTGGCCCACGGCTGCGCGAGCCCGGGCAGCAGGGCCGTGGCCTGCTGGAGCGCGGCCTGGGCCTGCGTCGCGCTCGCGGTGGGGTCCTGGCCGCTCAGCAGCGTCCAGGTCGCGCGCCACATGCGCACCTCGCCCAGGTTGTTGTGCGCGAAGCCCACGGAGGGGGCCGCGGCGATGGCCTGCGTGAAGGCGCGCTCCGCCTCGTCCAGCAGGGGCGCTGGCGCGTCGCCCCGGTCCCACGCCTCGCGCGCCTGGTCGAGCAGCACGGTGCCCACGCCATTCAAGAGCGGAGGCAGGCGCGGGTTGATGGCGACGCCCTGGCGATAGCACTCCAGCGCGCGGGCGAGCCCCGGCCCCGCGGCGCCGCCGTGGTCGCGCTGGCGCAGGGCGAGCGTGCGGTGGACCTCGCCCAGGTAGAACCACGGCACGACGTGGCCCGGGTCCAGGGCGCTGGCGCGCTCCAGGGCTGTTCGTGCCTCTTCCAGGTCGCGGTCCGGGGACGGGGCCTTCGGGTGGTTGGCGCGGTTCACGTACGCGGTGCCCAGGTTGATCCACGCGTCCGGCCGCTTCGACTCCAGGGCCAGCGCCCGCTGGTAGGCCTCGATGGCCTTCGCTCGGAAGGGCAGCGAGTCCCCGCCGCGTCCGTCCTCGGAGTCCGCCCACACCTTGAAGACGAGGCCCAGGTCCAGGTGGAAGTCGTAGTCGCGCGCGGACTCTGGGATGGACTCGAAGCCGGCCACGGCGGCCTGGAGCTGTTCGCGTGCGTCCTCGTTCCGGTCCTGCCGGTAGCGGGCCCACTGCCACCAGCCCATGGCCAGCGCGTGGCGTGCGTCCACGCTGTCCGGCGCGAGCCTCAGCGCCTCCTTCGCCGCGTCGAGCGTGCGCAGCAGCAGGGGCTCCACCTCGCCACCGCCGCTGACGCGCACCTGGGCGAGGCGCCGGTGGAGCCGGGCCTCCAGCACCCAGGTGTCCGCCTCGTCGGGGGCCGCCGTCCGCGCGCGCTCCACGGCCTCCAGGCCCCGCGTGTACGCGGGCAGCACGTCGCCCTGTCCGGACACCTCCAGCAGCAGGGCCTCTTGCTCCAGCTCCGCGCGGGCCCGGTGGACGGCGGACACGCTGCGGCCGATGTTCGCCGCCGCGTCGTAGGCCCGGCGCCCGGCCTCCAGGTCGTCCCGGGCCGCGTCGCGCTCGCTCGCCAGGGCGTGGCGCACGGCGCGGGCGAGCAGGATGTCGCCCCGGAGCTGGGGCGCTTCGTGGAACCACGGCAGCCGCGAGCCCAGCGCGTCCAGCGCCTTCAGCGCCTCCTCGAAGCGGTCCTCGTGGAAGGCGCGCAGGGCTTCGGCGTACTCGGGCGCGGGCAGCTCCGCGCCCTGGCTCCGCTTCAGGAAGTCCAGCGCCGGGTCGCGAGAGTGGACCTGGGCCTCTCTCTGTTTCGCCGCGCGCTGGGTGGCATCCGGGATCCGGTCCGCCTCCAGCCGCTCGTGCTGGTAGCGGCGGCCCAACACCCGCGCGAGCGCATACGCCACGCGAGGTTCGTGGAACCCGGTGGCCCAGGCCGCCTCCAGGTGCGTGCGCGCGGCCTCCGCGTCACCCAGGGCCAGGAACCCGCGCCCCAGGGCGTAGTGGCCCGGGCCCGCCGCCACGGTGCCCGCTTCGCGCATGGAGGCTTCGATGTCGCGCATGCGGGCGCGCATCGCCTCGCGGTCCCTCCGCGTGTCGTGCAGGGGGGCCTGACCGGAGTAGCGGGCCTGGGCCTCGATGCGCTCCACGCCTTCGGTGAAGCGCCGGGTCAGGGCCTCGCGGCGCGAGACCTCCCGCCGCGCCATCACGCCCTGGCCCACCGTGCCCGCCACCGCGAGTCCGGCGACGCCCGCGACCAGGACGGCCACCCGGTGGCGGGTCACCCACTTGCGGACGCGGTACGCCGGGCCGGTGCGCGCGAGGACCCGGCCGCCGTCGAGGAAGCGCGTGAGGTCGTCCGCCAGCGCCCGCGCGGACCCGTAGCGCCGCGAGCGGTCCTTCTCCAGGCACTTGAGGACGATGGCCTCCAGGTCCGCGGGGAGGGTCGGGTCCAGGTCGCGAGGACGGCGGGGCTCCTGGGTGGAGATGCGGCCGAGCAACTCCAATCCATTGGCGCCAGTGACAGGAGGTTGGCCGGTGAGCAGGTGATAGAGGGTGGCGCCCAGGCTGTAGACGTCCGCGCGGCGGTCCAGGCGGGCGACCTCGCCCCGGGCCTGCTCCGGCGCCATGTACTGGGGCGTGCCCAGCACGGTTCCGGTGGCGGTGGCGCCATCGCCGCCGGTCCAGTCGCGAGCGAGGCCGAAGTCCATCACGTATGGGTGGAGGGCGCCGTCCTCGGCGCGTTCGACCAGGATGTTGGAGGGCTTGAGGTCCCGGTGAATGAGTCCCGCGAGGTGGGCGGCGTGCACGCCCAGCGTGGCGTCGCGCAGCACGAGCGCCTTCTGCTCCACGGACAGGGCGCCGGCCAGGGTGTGCAGCGGCGCTCCCGCGACGTATTGCATGGCGATGTACGCGCGCCCCTGGACCTCGCCGACCTCGTACACGCGGCAGACGCGCGCGTGGTCGACGCGGGCCTGGGCGCGGGCCTCGGAGATGAAGCGGCGCGACAGCTCCGGGTCCTCGTCGCGCACGAACTTCAGCGCCACGTCGCGGTGCAGCCGCGGGTCCCGCGCCAGGAAGACGCGGCCCATGCCGCCCTGCCCGAGGAAGCGCAGGGGCTGGTAGCGCTCCCAGTGTGGCACCGGGAACGCGGGCCCGTCTCCACCCGGGGGCGGCGCACCGCCCGGAGGGAGCGTGTCCTCCGAAGTGGCGGGCCGTGGCGCGTTGTCGTGCGGAGGTCCAGCCTCGCCTGGAGAGGGTGCGGCGCCGGGAGTGGCGGGCTGGGCCCGGTCGTGCGGGCCTTCGCCGCTGTCCGGGGGGAGTGAGGGCCGCGAGCCGTCGTGCGGGCGTTCACCGTTGAAGGGAGGGCTCGCGGGAGGCGGCGTCTCGGTCCCTGCTTCCAGCTCCTTGCGCAGCGACGTGAGCGAGCCGGGCGTGAGCCGCCCCCGCTTCACGAGCAGCTCGAGCGGAGAGGCGCCGTGCCGCGCGGCCTCCTCACGCAGGGCGTCCACCTCTTCGCGGGAGAGCAGGCCCTCGGCCAGGGCCAGCCGCAGCTCCGCTTCGTTCGACTCAAGCACGCAGGGATGCTCCCATCGCGGGCAGCGTAGCGGAGGCTCCGCCCGCCACGCACTCACGCCAACGGCGGGTCCCCCTGCGTCCGTCGCGGCGCGGCTTGCGGCGCCCCGCCGCCTGTTCCCAAGATGCGAGCATGAGCTCCACGTGGGTCCTGGAAACGCCGCCGCCGCCGCCCGATGCGCGCATCGCCTATGGCGAAGCGCCGCAGCAGTTCACGGAGCTGCGCCGGCCGAAGGGCAAGGGCCCGCACCCGGTGGTGCTCTTCGTCCACGGCGGCTTCTGGCGCGCGGAGTACGGCCTGGAGCACGCGGGCCACCTGTGCGCGGACCTGACGAAGCGCGGCTTCGCGACGTGGAGCGTGGAGTACCGGCGCGTGGGCCATGACGGCGGCGGCTTTCCCGGCACGCTGGAGGATGTCGCCTCCGCGGCGGATCACCTGATGGACGCCGCGCCGTCGCTGGGGCTGGACCTGACGCGCGTGGTGGCGATGGGCCACTCCGCGGGCGGGCACCTGGCGATGTGGCTGGCCGCGCGGCACCAGCTGACGGCGAGGCAGCCCCTCTACCGCGACGCGCCCCTGAAGCTGAAGGGCGTGGTGTCCCTGGCCGGGGTGCTGGACCTGGCGCGGGGCGCGGCGCTGGACCTGGGCCAGGGCATCGTGAAGACCTTCATGGGGGGCACGCCGGAGCAGGTGCCGGAGCGCTACGCCGTCGCGTCACCCTCCGCGCTCCAGCCGCTGAAGCTGCCCCAGGTCCTGGTGCACGGCTCCGAGGACGACACCGTGCCCCTTCAGATCAGCGAGGCCTTCCACGCCCGCGGCCTCCAGCAGAAGGACCCCGTGCACCTCGTGCCGCTGAAGGGCGCGGGCCACTACGAGCTCATCGACCCGCGCTCGAAGGAGTGGCCCCGCGTGGTGCAGGCGGTGCGGACCCTGCGCTGAGCGCGGGGCCCGCGGCGCCGCGGGTGCTCTAGAAGAGGTTCCAGAGGTACTGGTTCGTCACCTCATGGTGGAACTGGATCTCCGCCTCCTTCACGCGCGTGCCCAGCTGCTTGGGGCACCGGTCCGCGGAGCCCACCTTCAGCTCCGCGTACTTGCCCTGCACCTGCTCACCCAGCGTCTGGGCGATGAACTGGCTGCCCTTGAAGAAGCGGATCGCGTCGTAGATGTTGTCCGGCAGGAAGCGGGTGCGGCTGCGCTTGGTCTCCGCGTCCTCCTGCGGCGCGGGGCCCTCCAGGCCGGTCTTCAGGAGCGTGAAGAGCACCATGTAAGGGTTCGCGTCCGGGGCCACCGAACGGCACTCGATGCGCGCGCTGCGCTCGTTGCCGAACGGGATGCGCACCATGGCGCCGCGGTTGTTCGCGGAGGCCTTGATCTGATTGGGCGCCTCGTAGTGCGGATCCAACCGGCGGTAGGAGTTCACGCTGGAGTTGAGGACCAGGCAGATGTCGTTGGCGTTGTTCAGGAGGCGGTCGATGAACTCCCAGCCCATCCCCGACAGGTTGTCCTGCCCGCCCTTGTCGTAGAACAGGTTCTTGTTGTTCTTCGACAGCGACATGTTGATGTGCATGCCATTGCCATTCACGCCCGTGACGGGCTTGGGCAGGAAGCTGGCCGTCAGCCCCTGCTGCGCGGCCACCTGGCGGCAGAGCAGCTTGTAGAGCTGGATCTGATCCGCGGCGATGAGCGCCTCGCTGTACGAGAAGTTCATCTCGAACTGGGAGGGCGCGACCTCCGGGTGGTCCTTCTCGTTCTGGAAGCCCATGGCGCGCTGCGCTTCCGCGGCCTTGTCGATGAAGGTGCGCAGCCCGTCGCCCGGCAGCGCGTGGTAGTAGCCGCCGATGGAGATGAACTCGAACTTGCCCTCTTCGTGGTAGTGGCGCTCGGCGTCACGGCTCTTGAAGAGGAAGCCCTCGATTTCGGGCGCCGCGTGGAACACGGTGCCGTCCTTCTGGAACAGCGCCTCGGTGGCCCGCTTGAGCTGGCCGCGCATGTCCGAGTGGTACGGCGTGCCGTCGCGCTCCAGCACCTCACAGAAGGCCAGCACCTTGCCGGGGCCAAAGATGTCGGAGGGCAGCCAGTAGAACGCGCTCCAGTCCACGTTCAGGCGCAGGTCGCTCTCCGCCTGCGCGGAGAAGCCGCGGATGGAGGAGCCGTCGAACGTGAGGTTGTCCGC
Protein-coding sequences here:
- a CDS encoding protein kinase domain-containing protein; the protein is MLESNEAELRLALAEGLLSREEVDALREEAARHGASPLELLVKRGRLTPGSLTSLRKELEAGTETPPPASPPFNGERPHDGSRPSLPPDSGEGPHDRAQPATPGAAPSPGEAGPPHDNAPRPATSEDTLPPGGAPPPGGDGPAFPVPHWERYQPLRFLGQGGMGRVFLARDPRLHRDVALKFVRDEDPELSRRFISEARAQARVDHARVCRVYEVGEVQGRAYIAMQYVAGAPLHTLAGALSVEQKALVLRDATLGVHAAHLAGLIHRDLKPSNILVERAEDGALHPYVMDFGLARDWTGGDGATATGTVLGTPQYMAPEQARGEVARLDRRADVYSLGATLYHLLTGQPPVTGANGLELLGRISTQEPRRPRDLDPTLPADLEAIVLKCLEKDRSRRYGSARALADDLTRFLDGGRVLARTGPAYRVRKWVTRHRVAVLVAGVAGLAVAGTVGQGVMARREVSRREALTRRFTEGVERIEAQARYSGQAPLHDTRRDREAMRARMRDIEASMREAGTVAAGPGHYALGRGFLALGDAEAARTHLEAAWATGFHEPRVAYALARVLGRRYQHERLEADRIPDATQRAAKQREAQVHSRDPALDFLKRSQGAELPAPEYAEALRAFHEDRFEEALKALDALGSRLPWFHEAPQLRGDILLARAVRHALASERDAARDDLEAGRRAYDAAANIGRSVSAVHRARAELEQEALLLEVSGQGDVLPAYTRGLEAVERARTAAPDEADTWVLEARLHRRLAQVRVSGGGEVEPLLLRTLDAAKEALRLAPDSVDARHALAMGWWQWARYRQDRNEDAREQLQAAVAGFESIPESARDYDFHLDLGLVFKVWADSEDGRGGDSLPFRAKAIEAYQRALALESKRPDAWINLGTAYVNRANHPKAPSPDRDLEEARTALERASALDPGHVVPWFYLGEVHRTLALRQRDHGGAAGPGLARALECYRQGVAINPRLPPLLNGVGTVLLDQAREAWDRGDAPAPLLDEAERAFTQAIAAAPSVGFAHNNLGEVRMWRATWTLLSGQDPTASATQAQAALQQATALLPGLAQPWANLGQVHQTVAAFALKQGRDPRAALAQATQALERALKLNPSLAQAWRWKAETQALEARGRALHGEAPDDASFEAAARSFQQAVDLEPANLDSRLAYGAFLREWGARKASRAHLQRGLTLTEAVLTARPGWKDANRLRDDLRQALARMPSD
- a CDS encoding alpha/beta hydrolase family protein, whose translation is MSSTWVLETPPPPPDARIAYGEAPQQFTELRRPKGKGPHPVVLFVHGGFWRAEYGLEHAGHLCADLTKRGFATWSVEYRRVGHDGGGFPGTLEDVASAADHLMDAAPSLGLDLTRVVAMGHSAGGHLAMWLAARHQLTARQPLYRDAPLKLKGVVSLAGVLDLARGAALDLGQGIVKTFMGGTPEQVPERYAVASPSALQPLKLPQVLVHGSEDDTVPLQISEAFHARGLQQKDPVHLVPLKGAGHYELIDPRSKEWPRVVQAVRTLR
- a CDS encoding glutamine synthetase family protein produces the protein MEQKPLRDFLEIPYDELEELNLKVKEQRLRRESPDKIREERIKYLTDEKRIKAITVCFTDLEGRLHMLDYDKKFLLKSADNLTFDGSSIRGFSAQAESDLRLNVDWSAFYWLPSDIFGPGKVLAFCEVLERDGTPYHSDMRGQLKRATEALFQKDGTVFHAAPEIEGFLFKSRDAERHYHEEGKFEFISIGGYYHALPGDGLRTFIDKAAEAQRAMGFQNEKDHPEVAPSQFEMNFSYSEALIAADQIQLYKLLCRQVAAQQGLTASFLPKPVTGVNGNGMHINMSLSKNNKNLFYDKGGQDNLSGMGWEFIDRLLNNANDICLVLNSSVNSYRRLDPHYEAPNQIKASANNRGAMVRIPFGNERSARIECRSVAPDANPYMVLFTLLKTGLEGPAPQEDAETKRSRTRFLPDNIYDAIRFFKGSQFIAQTLGEQVQGKYAELKVGSADRCPKQLGTRVKEAEIQFHHEVTNQYLWNLF